From the Solibacillus sp. FSL R5-0449 genome, one window contains:
- a CDS encoding YwaF family protein translates to MNGFSIFDSIHIMWLIFIAGFLVISLYFYRDSSQEKQHLFQKQVFWLLLCLEVAKQLYLLVTNQYSYWSPPLHLCGFGIFIIGWHAYFPTRTTATLLFTLTLPGAAIALLFPGWTIDPVGGFLHFHSFVFHALLVIFVFVLTFTNQLQTAFSDIWRAILFLAITVPPIYVYNARFQTNFMFLNKPVRGTPLQWLYDAFGASGYLVSLTLVIFILWMMLYLPHTIRKRREL, encoded by the coding sequence ATGAACGGATTTTCCATTTTTGATTCGATTCATATAATGTGGCTTATTTTTATTGCCGGTTTTTTAGTTATTTCGTTATATTTTTATCGTGATTCTTCTCAAGAAAAGCAACATCTTTTTCAAAAGCAGGTGTTCTGGCTGCTGCTATGTTTAGAAGTAGCAAAACAACTTTATTTACTCGTAACAAACCAATATTCCTATTGGAGTCCCCCGCTCCATTTGTGCGGTTTTGGCATTTTCATTATTGGCTGGCATGCCTATTTTCCAACTCGTACAACTGCTACATTACTATTCACGCTTACATTACCTGGAGCTGCGATTGCCCTTTTATTCCCCGGATGGACAATTGATCCGGTAGGCGGCTTTTTACATTTTCACAGCTTCGTCTTTCATGCACTGCTTGTTATTTTTGTGTTCGTACTAACTTTCACAAATCAGCTTCAGACAGCCTTTTCCGATATTTGGCGTGCTATATTATTTTTAGCTATAACTGTACCGCCCATATACGTGTATAATGCACGCTTTCAGACGAACTTTATGTTTTTGAATAAGCCGGTGAGGGGAACACCGCTGCAATGGCTCTATGATGCATTTGGTGCTTCTGGTTATTTGGTAAGCTTGACACTTGTGATCTTTATATTATGGATGATGCTATATTTACCCCACACAATAAGAAAAAGACGAGAGTTGTAG
- a CDS encoding GNAT family N-acetyltransferase, with the protein MDYFLFKMIPEKYKASFHEVHKAVFDGSVFNEQKLQKKPNLLVILAVDEARVAGFKLGYEHPDGVFYSWLGGVHPDYQKQGIAANCMEMQHHWCKEHGYTRVRTYGRNEKKAMLIVNLKSGFQIVNTFIDDKGQHKIVFEKQL; encoded by the coding sequence ATGGATTATTTCTTATTTAAAATGATTCCGGAAAAGTATAAGGCAAGTTTTCATGAAGTACATAAAGCGGTTTTCGACGGAAGTGTATTCAATGAACAAAAACTGCAAAAGAAGCCCAATTTACTCGTTATTTTAGCAGTTGATGAAGCACGTGTAGCCGGGTTTAAGCTTGGGTATGAGCATCCAGATGGTGTTTTTTATAGCTGGCTTGGAGGTGTACATCCTGATTATCAAAAGCAAGGCATTGCTGCGAACTGTATGGAAATGCAGCATCACTGGTGTAAAGAACATGGCTACACACGAGTACGTACATATGGTCGCAATGAAAAAAAGGCGATGTTAATTGTTAATTTAAAGTCAGGCTTTCAAATTGTAAATACATTTATTGATGACAAAGGTCAACATAAAATTGTATTTGAAAAGCAACTATAA
- a CDS encoding D-alanyl-D-alanine carboxypeptidase family protein, with translation MKKVRKQTVLSIVLIPILILSMLAMTPAKTNAATDLGLTVDAAILIDADTGKILYEQNAETALGIASMTKMMTEYLLLDAIEEGSISWDQQYNVSEYTYKVSQNRLLSNVPLRADGTYTIRELYEAMAIYSANAATIAIAETIAGTEKEFLKLMDKKAEELGLENYKFVNATGLNNADLQGMHPEGTGEKDENVMPARSVAKLAYNLLKDHPDMLETAKIPKKVFREGTSDAISMSNWNFMLPGLVYEYEGVDGLKTGTTDFAGHTFTGTAKRGDTRLIAVVMKAVDSKGVGSYKARFDATAKLFDYGFGQFSKVELLPGNYVFEDQKSIPVIKGKEDSVKIGVKEPVSVMVKTSEKDSYVPTLTLDKKELEAGIEKDQVVGQAVLAPKEGVDFGYIDGNPITADVVTTEAVERAGKISLMFQGIGSFFGNLWNGVFGFAGNLIK, from the coding sequence GTGAAGAAGGTAAGAAAGCAAACGGTATTAAGCATTGTCTTAATCCCGATTTTAATACTTAGCATGCTGGCGATGACACCTGCTAAGACGAACGCAGCAACGGATTTGGGATTAACGGTAGATGCAGCAATTTTAATTGATGCAGACACAGGAAAAATTTTATATGAGCAAAATGCAGAGACTGCTTTAGGTATTGCAAGTATGACAAAAATGATGACAGAGTATCTATTACTTGATGCAATAGAAGAAGGCTCAATTTCATGGGATCAGCAATATAATGTATCAGAGTATACATATAAAGTTTCCCAAAACCGTTTATTAAGTAATGTGCCGTTACGTGCTGATGGTACGTATACGATTAGAGAGTTATATGAAGCAATGGCAATCTATTCTGCAAATGCTGCTACAATTGCAATTGCTGAAACAATTGCAGGTACAGAAAAAGAGTTCCTGAAATTGATGGATAAAAAAGCAGAAGAACTTGGCTTGGAAAATTATAAATTTGTAAACGCAACAGGTTTGAATAATGCCGATTTACAAGGCATGCATCCAGAAGGTACTGGAGAAAAGGATGAAAACGTAATGCCGGCTCGGTCTGTAGCAAAATTGGCGTACAACTTATTAAAAGATCATCCTGACATGTTAGAAACAGCAAAAATTCCGAAGAAAGTATTCCGTGAAGGAACTTCGGATGCAATTAGCATGTCCAACTGGAACTTCATGCTACCAGGTCTTGTTTATGAATATGAAGGCGTAGACGGCTTAAAAACAGGAACAACTGATTTTGCCGGTCATACGTTTACAGGTACAGCTAAACGCGGTGATACACGTTTAATCGCGGTAGTAATGAAAGCAGTGGATTCAAAAGGTGTTGGCTCTTATAAAGCACGTTTTGATGCGACAGCGAAGTTATTCGATTATGGATTTGGTCAATTTTCAAAAGTAGAACTTCTTCCAGGTAACTATGTATTTGAAGATCAAAAATCAATCCCTGTTATTAAAGGGAAAGAGGACTCTGTCAAAATCGGTGTAAAAGAACCGGTTTCTGTAATGGTTAAGACGAGCGAAAAAGATTCATACGTTCCGACATTGACATTGGACAAGAAAGAACTTGAAGCAGGAATTGAGAAAGACCAAGTAGTAGGCCAGGCTGTACTTGCACCTAAAGAAGGTGTGGATTTCGGCTATATTGACGGCAATCCTATTACAGCAGATGTCGTAACGACAGAAGCGGTAGAACGTGCAGGTAAAATCTCATTGATGTTCCAAGGTATCGGAAGCTTTTTCGGTAATTTATGGAATGGTGTATTTGGATTTGCAGGTAACTTAATTAAATAA
- the asnB gene encoding asparagine synthase (glutamine-hydrolyzing) — protein sequence MCGISGWIDYSTHLVNEEAMIKKMTRTLLHRGPDSEGYFISKHALLGHKRLAIIDLVTGNQPMTRGDLTIVYNGEVYNANELREQLKNLGHSFYTTSDTEVILMAYVEWKERCMEYLNGIFAFAVWNEQEQSLFLCRDRLGVKPLFYYELPDGLLFSSEIKGILAHPAVKAEVDAEGLAALFSLGPSRIVGHAIFKGIKEVKPAYAMMVRSGFRKSWQYWDIESKQHEHSEAETIENVRELVTNAIIRQLISDVPLSTMLSGGLDSSIITAVAAQHLAKEQKTLSTYSVAFEENDYHFTKNSFQTSQDEYWIGKMQQAFQTKHRQVTLTQQELVDALEQAMRLKDMPSMADIDSSFYLFCKEMKKEHTVALSGECADEVFGGYPWFYEGKRETIFPWLRSTKEREQLFKSDWQKRLQLPQFMQSTYEEAVKGMPSFIGTKEEQERQQLFYLNNQFFMQTLLERNDRMTMGASMEVRVPFADHTIIEYVWNIPWEMKNSGGMEKGILRKAFQDLLPKEVVERKKNPYPKTYHPKYTELVHNRLEQILRQKHSVLHELFEKEQLERLLATNGQSFQIPWFGQLMAGPQLIAYFIQLHDWVEQYRINIIST from the coding sequence ATGTGTGGAATATCTGGTTGGATTGATTATTCGACTCACTTAGTAAATGAAGAAGCAATGATAAAAAAAATGACGAGGACGCTTTTACATCGAGGTCCGGATAGTGAAGGGTACTTTATAAGCAAACATGCTTTACTCGGCCATAAACGGCTTGCAATCATTGATTTAGTGACAGGTAATCAACCGATGACTCGAGGCGATTTGACCATCGTATATAATGGGGAAGTTTACAATGCAAACGAGTTGCGTGAACAGCTTAAAAATTTAGGGCATTCCTTTTATACGACATCCGATACGGAAGTTATTTTAATGGCATATGTTGAATGGAAAGAGCGCTGTATGGAGTACTTAAATGGGATCTTTGCTTTTGCGGTATGGAACGAGCAGGAGCAGTCGTTATTTCTATGTCGTGACCGGCTAGGGGTAAAGCCGCTGTTTTATTATGAGCTTCCGGATGGGCTATTGTTCAGCTCAGAAATAAAAGGGATACTGGCACATCCTGCTGTAAAGGCGGAAGTGGATGCAGAAGGACTTGCTGCTTTATTCAGTCTTGGTCCATCACGTATTGTGGGGCATGCCATATTTAAAGGAATTAAGGAAGTTAAGCCCGCATACGCAATGATGGTGCGCAGCGGTTTCAGAAAAAGCTGGCAGTACTGGGATATCGAAAGTAAACAACATGAGCATTCAGAGGCAGAAACAATTGAAAATGTCCGGGAGCTCGTAACAAATGCAATTATTCGTCAGTTAATAAGTGATGTACCGCTAAGCACAATGCTTTCAGGTGGACTCGATTCAAGTATCATTACGGCGGTTGCAGCACAACATCTAGCAAAAGAGCAGAAAACATTGTCGACTTATTCTGTAGCATTTGAGGAAAATGACTATCACTTCACGAAAAACTCATTTCAGACGTCACAGGATGAATACTGGATCGGGAAAATGCAACAGGCATTTCAGACAAAGCACCGCCAAGTGACGCTGACCCAACAAGAGTTAGTAGATGCTTTAGAACAGGCAATGCGCTTAAAAGACATGCCGAGTATGGCCGATATTGATAGCTCATTTTATTTATTCTGCAAAGAAATGAAAAAAGAACATACTGTAGCGCTGTCGGGTGAATGTGCTGACGAAGTTTTTGGCGGTTATCCATGGTTTTATGAAGGAAAAAGAGAAACGATTTTCCCATGGCTTCGTTCTACAAAGGAACGTGAACAGTTATTTAAATCAGATTGGCAAAAACGTCTGCAGTTACCGCAGTTTATGCAAAGCACCTATGAAGAGGCGGTAAAGGGGATGCCCTCATTTATAGGGACTAAAGAAGAGCAGGAACGCCAGCAGCTGTTTTATTTAAATAACCAGTTCTTTATGCAGACATTATTGGAAAGAAATGACCGGATGACAATGGGTGCAAGTATGGAAGTTCGTGTACCGTTTGCCGATCATACAATAATTGAATACGTATGGAATATTCCTTGGGAAATGAAAAACAGCGGCGGCATGGAAAAGGGGATTTTACGAAAGGCGTTTCAGGATCTTTTACCGAAGGAAGTTGTGGAACGTAAGAAAAACCCGTATCCGAAAACGTACCATCCTAAATATACAGAACTCGTCCATAACCGGCTGGAGCAAATTTTACGGCAGAAACACTCAGTTCTTCATGAATTATTCGAGAAGGAGCAGTTAGAGCGATTATTAGCTACAAACGGTCAATCATTTCAAATACCTTGGTTTGGCCAGTTAATGGCAGGACCGCAACTCATCGCATACTTTATACAATTGCATGATTGGGTTGAACAATACCGGATTAATATTATTTCAACATAA
- a CDS encoding deoxynucleoside kinase, with the protein MSVPFITVEGPIGVGKTSLSKAVSQTFDYHLLKEIVDENPFLGKFYEDISEWSFQTEMFFLCNRYKQLSDIHEILGAQGPVVADYHIFKNLIFAKRTLKPTEYEKYESIYRILTADMPKPNMVIYLHASLDTLMKRIAMRGREMEKNISREYMEQLSSDYHQFIGHFEKMHPEIPVISLNGDELDFVKNEEDLQYVLRLVEEKLQQRSLHQK; encoded by the coding sequence ATGTCTGTGCCATTTATAACAGTAGAAGGTCCGATTGGTGTTGGGAAGACCTCATTATCTAAGGCCGTATCACAAACGTTTGACTATCATTTATTAAAAGAGATTGTAGATGAAAATCCATTTCTAGGTAAGTTCTATGAAGATATTAGTGAATGGAGCTTCCAAACGGAAATGTTTTTCCTGTGCAATCGCTATAAACAATTATCTGATATTCATGAAATTCTTGGAGCACAAGGGCCAGTAGTGGCTGATTATCATATATTTAAAAATTTGATCTTTGCAAAGCGTACTTTGAAGCCGACAGAGTATGAAAAGTACGAGTCGATCTACCGAATTTTAACTGCTGATATGCCAAAGCCAAATATGGTCATTTATTTACATGCAAGCTTAGACACATTAATGAAACGGATCGCGATGCGCGGCCGTGAAATGGAAAAGAACATTTCACGTGAATATATGGAACAACTTTCAAGCGATTATCATCAATTTATCGGACATTTTGAAAAGATGCATCCAGAAATTCCTGTCATCTCATTAAATGGAGATGAGCTTGATTTTGTGAAAAATGAAGAAGATTTACAGTACGTACTACGATTAGTAGAAGAAAAGTTACAACAAAGGAGTTTGCATCAGAAATGA
- the guaB gene encoding IMP dehydrogenase — protein MWETKFAKEGLTFDDVLLVPGHSEVLPKDVNLSVNLTDNIKLNIPLISAGMDTVTESKMAIAMARQGGIGIIHKNMSIDEQAEEVEKVKRSENGVITNPFFLTPDHQVFDAEHLMGKYRISGVPIVNNMEDQKLVGIITNRDLRFISDYSLKIDDVMTKEDLIIAPVGTTLEDAEKILQQYKIEKLPIVDEAGKLTGLITIKDIEKVIEFPNAAKDSHGRLVVGAAVGVSKDTMMRIAKLVEAQVDIVVIDTAHGHSQGVLNTIKDIRAAYPDLDIIAGNVATAEGTHALFEAGADVVKVGIGPGSICTTRVVAGVGVPQITAVYDAASVARELGKTIIADGGIKYSGDIVKALAAGGHTVMLGSLLAGTSESPGETEIFQGRRFKVYRGMGSLGAMEKGSKDRYFQEDAKKLVPEGIEGRLPYKGPLADTIHQLVGGVRAGMGYCGAPDLEHLREKSQFIKMSGAGLRESHPHDVQITKESPNYSLQ, from the coding sequence ATGTGGGAAACAAAATTTGCTAAAGAAGGTTTAACATTTGATGATGTACTATTAGTGCCAGGACACTCTGAAGTGTTACCGAAAGATGTTAATTTATCTGTAAATCTAACTGACAACATTAAGTTAAACATTCCGTTAATCTCTGCAGGAATGGATACTGTAACCGAATCGAAAATGGCAATTGCTATGGCTCGACAAGGTGGAATTGGTATTATCCATAAAAATATGAGTATTGATGAACAAGCAGAAGAAGTTGAAAAGGTAAAACGTTCTGAAAATGGCGTTATTACAAATCCTTTCTTCCTTACACCCGATCATCAAGTTTTCGATGCAGAGCATTTAATGGGCAAATACCGCATTTCAGGTGTCCCTATTGTAAATAACATGGAAGATCAGAAGTTAGTTGGTATTATTACTAACCGTGATTTACGCTTCATTTCAGATTACTCATTAAAAATTGATGATGTAATGACAAAAGAAGATTTAATCATTGCTCCTGTTGGGACAACTTTAGAAGATGCTGAAAAAATTCTTCAACAGTATAAAATTGAAAAATTACCGATTGTTGATGAAGCAGGAAAATTAACTGGCTTAATCACAATCAAAGATATCGAAAAAGTAATCGAATTCCCGAATGCAGCAAAAGACAGCCATGGCCGTTTAGTTGTAGGAGCAGCAGTTGGTGTTTCTAAAGATACAATGATGCGTATTGCCAAGCTAGTCGAAGCGCAAGTGGACATCGTTGTAATTGATACAGCACATGGTCATTCTCAAGGCGTTTTAAATACAATTAAAGACATTCGTGCAGCTTACCCGGACTTGGATATTATTGCAGGGAATGTTGCAACAGCTGAAGGGACACATGCATTATTCGAAGCTGGTGCCGATGTTGTAAAAGTAGGAATCGGACCAGGTTCTATTTGTACAACTCGTGTTGTTGCAGGTGTTGGTGTACCACAAATTACAGCTGTATACGATGCAGCATCAGTTGCCCGTGAACTAGGTAAAACAATTATTGCGGATGGCGGTATCAAGTATTCAGGCGATATCGTAAAAGCATTAGCTGCAGGTGGACATACTGTAATGCTAGGTTCATTATTAGCAGGAACATCTGAATCTCCAGGTGAAACAGAAATTTTCCAAGGACGTCGCTTTAAAGTGTACCGCGGAATGGGTTCACTAGGTGCAATGGAAAAAGGTTCTAAAGACCGTTACTTCCAAGAAGATGCGAAAAAGCTTGTACCAGAAGGAATTGAAGGACGTTTACCATACAAAGGACCTTTAGCAGATACAATTCACCAATTAGTTGGTGGTGTACGTGCCGGAATGGGTTACTGCGGTGCACCGGATTTAGAACATTTACGTGAAAAATCACAGTTCATTAAAATGTCGGGCGCAGGCTTACGTGAATCACATCCACATGATGTACAAATTACGAAGGAATCACCAAACTACTCTTTACAATAA
- a CDS encoding hydroxymethylglutaryl-CoA lyase, whose protein sequence is MYFPKHVEIIEVGPRDGLQNEETFVPTESKKTLIKKLSLAGFNRIETASFVHPKVVPQMADAAEIATFCRELGMKFIALTPNVKALQHAIDAGVPQIAVFVGASETFNKKNINRTIEQSLAECTEVFQLAKKHRLFIRGYVSMCFSCPYEGEVHYDQVKRVVSHFVTHGADEISIGDTNGQANPKLVYERFSQLRKDFPHTQFVGHFHDTNGFAYVNILAAIQAGIEKFDSSIAGLGGCPFSPGATGNVSTEKVVQLLEEMNVGTNIKQDALKEAAHFAKTIIEN, encoded by the coding sequence ATGTATTTTCCAAAGCACGTGGAAATCATTGAGGTAGGACCGCGGGATGGGCTGCAAAATGAGGAAACTTTTGTTCCGACAGAAAGTAAAAAAACGCTCATTAAAAAACTTTCCTTAGCAGGATTCAATCGAATTGAAACTGCATCATTTGTACATCCAAAAGTTGTACCGCAAATGGCAGATGCCGCAGAAATTGCGACATTTTGCAGAGAGCTTGGTATGAAGTTTATAGCGTTGACACCAAATGTAAAAGCACTGCAGCACGCTATTGATGCAGGTGTGCCGCAAATTGCCGTCTTTGTCGGAGCGAGTGAAACATTCAATAAAAAAAACATTAACCGTACTATTGAGCAGTCACTTGCTGAATGTACCGAAGTTTTTCAGCTTGCCAAAAAGCATCGTCTTTTTATTCGGGGCTATGTATCGATGTGCTTTAGCTGTCCATATGAAGGGGAGGTTCATTATGATCAAGTAAAGCGTGTTGTCAGCCATTTTGTGACACACGGAGCCGATGAAATCTCAATAGGGGATACAAATGGGCAAGCTAATCCGAAACTTGTTTACGAGCGGTTTTCGCAGCTTAGGAAAGATTTCCCGCACACACAATTTGTAGGACATTTCCATGATACGAATGGCTTTGCCTATGTGAATATTTTAGCGGCGATACAAGCAGGAATTGAAAAGTTTGATAGTTCAATAGCCGGACTGGGCGGCTGTCCTTTTTCACCTGGTGCAACAGGAAATGTCTCCACAGAAAAAGTCGTGCAATTATTGGAGGAAATGAATGTTGGAACGAATATAAAGCAAGATGCTTTAAAAGAAGCAGCGCATTTTGCGAAAACTATTATAGAAAACTAG
- the tadA gene encoding tRNA adenosine(34) deaminase TadA gives MLENKDHHYMQEALVEAKKAAALGEVPIGAVIVYKDEIIARAHNLRETTQNALTHAESMAIQEACRKIGSWRLEETTLYVTLEPCPMCAGAILQSRVPRVVYGARDIKAGCVDSLYRLLNDPRFNHECNVKEGVMAEECGQILTDFFKALRDRKKAEKLARKQQSEK, from the coding sequence ATGCTCGAAAATAAAGATCACCATTACATGCAGGAAGCATTGGTAGAAGCGAAAAAAGCTGCGGCCCTTGGAGAAGTACCGATCGGCGCAGTTATTGTATATAAAGATGAAATAATTGCACGTGCACATAATTTACGTGAAACAACCCAAAATGCACTGACACATGCGGAAAGCATGGCCATTCAGGAAGCATGCCGTAAAATAGGCAGCTGGCGTTTAGAAGAGACTACTTTATACGTTACACTTGAACCTTGCCCGATGTGTGCAGGAGCCATTTTGCAGTCACGCGTACCACGGGTTGTTTACGGTGCACGTGATATAAAGGCGGGCTGTGTCGACTCATTATACCGTCTGCTCAATGACCCTCGATTCAATCATGAATGTAATGTAAAAGAAGGTGTGATGGCGGAAGAGTGCGGACAAATTTTAACGGACTTTTTCAAAGCGCTTCGCGACCGGAAAAAAGCAGAGAAATTAGCGAGAAAACAACAATCTGAAAAGTAA
- the serS gene encoding serine--tRNA ligase, whose product MLDIKRVRDNFEEVKRMLLTRNEDLGNLDNFENLDTKRRELIAKTEVLKAERNKVSEQISVMKRNKEDATEVIARMREVGDEIKALDAELNAIEDEFKNMMMRLPNIPHESVPVGTEEDDNVEEYTWGDVPAFDFETKAHWDIAKDLDIVDFERGAKVTGSRFLFYKGLGARLERALLNFMMDLHSDEHGYTEMLPPQIVNRDSLTGTGQLPKFEEDVFKLVREEDEMDYYLIPTAEVPVTNYYRDEILSADMLPQAFSAFSANFRSEAGSAGRDTRGLIRQHQFNKVELVRFVKPEESYEQLEILTGHAEKVLQLLGLPYRKLKMCTADLGFTAAKKYDLEVWIPAQNMYREISSCSNFEDFQARRANIRFRREAGAKPEFVHTLNGSGLAIGRTVAAILENYQQEDGSVVIPEVLRPYMGGVEVITAK is encoded by the coding sequence ATGTTAGATATTAAACGCGTCCGCGACAATTTTGAAGAAGTAAAACGTATGCTTCTTACACGTAATGAGGATTTAGGGAATCTCGATAACTTTGAAAACTTAGATACAAAGCGTCGTGAATTAATCGCTAAAACAGAAGTACTGAAAGCAGAGCGCAATAAAGTGTCTGAACAAATTTCTGTTATGAAGCGCAACAAAGAAGATGCAACAGAAGTGATTGCACGTATGCGTGAAGTAGGCGATGAAATTAAAGCATTGGATGCTGAATTAAACGCAATTGAAGATGAATTTAAAAATATGATGATGCGTTTGCCGAATATCCCTCATGAATCAGTACCTGTTGGCACAGAAGAAGATGATAATGTGGAAGAATACACTTGGGGCGATGTACCGGCGTTTGATTTTGAAACAAAGGCACACTGGGATATTGCAAAAGATTTAGATATCGTGGATTTTGAGCGCGGAGCTAAAGTTACGGGAAGCCGCTTCTTATTCTATAAAGGTTTAGGTGCACGTTTAGAGCGTGCTTTACTGAACTTCATGATGGACCTTCATTCAGATGAGCATGGCTATACAGAAATGCTGCCACCGCAAATCGTTAACCGCGATTCACTGACAGGTACAGGCCAATTACCGAAGTTTGAAGAAGATGTATTTAAATTAGTTCGTGAAGAAGATGAAATGGATTATTACTTGATTCCAACTGCTGAAGTTCCGGTAACAAACTACTACCGTGATGAAATTTTATCAGCAGATATGCTTCCGCAGGCTTTCTCTGCATTCAGTGCTAACTTCCGTTCAGAAGCAGGATCTGCAGGTCGTGATACACGTGGATTGATCCGTCAGCACCAGTTCAACAAAGTAGAATTAGTGCGCTTTGTTAAACCGGAAGAATCTTATGAACAACTTGAAATTTTAACTGGTCATGCTGAAAAAGTGTTACAACTATTAGGTTTACCATACCGCAAATTAAAAATGTGTACAGCAGATTTAGGTTTCACAGCTGCGAAGAAATACGATTTAGAAGTATGGATTCCTGCGCAAAACATGTACCGCGAAATTTCTTCATGTTCAAACTTCGAAGATTTCCAAGCGCGTCGTGCCAATATCCGTTTCCGTCGTGAAGCAGGAGCAAAACCGGAATTCGTTCACACGTTAAACGGTTCAGGTCTGGCAATTGGTCGTACAGTAGCAGCAATTCTGGAAAACTACCAACAAGAAGACGGTTCTGTTGTTATTCCTGAAGTGTTACGTCCATATATGGGTGGCGTAGAAGTCATTACTGCGAAATAG
- a CDS encoding PLP-dependent aminotransferase family protein codes for MLFFQLNKDHTIPLYEQLYIGIKNAITNNQLAVGVRLPSKRELADFFNISQTTVELAYSQLLAEGYIMSKPRVGYFVEEIDSLPYRQSETANNEIKKTAKTKEYKIDFSSAKIDEEAFPFTIWRKYAKDVLDRPFKHLLQTGERQGELALRIEIANYLHQSRGIECQPEQIVIGSGTEQLLPMILKILDADSKLAFENPGYSPIPRHQLGQLAIPISVDTDGIVVEELQKSNANVVYITPSHQFPTGAVLSANRRTQLLNWAAKTPDRFIIEDDYDSEFRYIGKPIPALRGLDANDRVIYLSTFTKSLMPSLRVAFFVLPPTLVQRYQEHFNYYSSTVPRFEQHILANFMKDGHFAKHLNRMRKIYRKKHDKCIEVFSNHYSQITISGDAAGTNILVAFRHEKSERELQQIAREHGIHILPLSNYYLTEQHYSKRTFLLGFGNLQLTDIEPNIHQLMDIWGISKR; via the coding sequence GTGCTTTTCTTTCAGCTTAATAAGGACCATACGATTCCACTATATGAACAACTGTATATCGGCATAAAAAATGCAATTACCAACAACCAGCTCGCTGTTGGTGTACGTCTCCCTTCTAAAAGAGAACTTGCAGATTTCTTCAATATAAGCCAAACTACCGTCGAACTTGCATATTCGCAGCTGTTGGCGGAAGGCTATATTATGTCAAAACCGCGTGTCGGTTATTTTGTTGAAGAGATCGATTCATTGCCTTACCGCCAAAGTGAAACAGCGAACAATGAAATAAAAAAAACAGCGAAAACTAAAGAATATAAAATTGATTTCTCTTCTGCAAAAATTGATGAGGAAGCTTTTCCTTTTACAATATGGAGAAAATACGCAAAAGACGTGCTCGATAGGCCGTTCAAACATTTACTTCAGACAGGAGAACGCCAAGGTGAGCTTGCATTGCGTATTGAAATTGCAAACTATTTACACCAATCACGTGGCATCGAATGCCAGCCAGAGCAAATCGTCATTGGATCCGGTACTGAGCAGTTACTGCCCATGATTTTAAAAATTTTAGATGCTGATTCTAAGCTTGCCTTTGAAAATCCAGGCTATTCACCTATTCCCCGTCATCAATTAGGGCAACTCGCCATTCCGATTTCTGTTGATACAGATGGTATTGTAGTGGAGGAATTACAGAAATCAAATGCAAATGTCGTTTACATTACACCTTCACATCAATTCCCGACAGGTGCGGTTCTTTCAGCCAACCGTCGCACACAATTATTAAATTGGGCTGCTAAAACACCGGACCGCTTTATAATCGAAGATGATTACGACAGCGAATTTCGCTATATTGGAAAGCCCATACCCGCACTCAGAGGGCTTGATGCCAATGACCGGGTCATTTATTTAAGTACTTTTACGAAATCTCTGATGCCATCCTTGCGTGTTGCCTTTTTCGTCTTGCCGCCAACACTTGTTCAGCGCTATCAGGAACATTTTAATTACTATTCTTCTACTGTTCCTCGTTTTGAACAGCATATTTTAGCGAATTTTATGAAGGACGGACACTTTGCCAAACATTTAAATCGGATGCGTAAAATTTACCGTAAAAAACACGATAAATGTATTGAAGTCTTTTCAAATCATTACTCTCAAATAACAATATCCGGAGACGCTGCCGGTACGAACATCCTTGTTGCATTCCGTCATGAGAAATCTGAACGGGAACTGCAACAGATTGCACGTGAACACGGGATTCATATTTTACCGTTATCAAATTATTATTTAACAGAGCAGCATTATTCCAAAAGGACATTTTTATTAGGGTTTGGCAATTTACAGCTTACAGATATTGAGCCGAACATTCATCAGCTAATGGACATTTGGGGAATTTCTAAAAGGTAA